The Tepidibacter aestuarii genome contains a region encoding:
- the phnE gene encoding phosphonate ABC transporter, permease protein PhnE has translation MNKSIKDEKQNKWFWVIFIIVFIWSAVGSNFNPLLFKDIGNTIEFINNSFLHPDWSVLSQVVKQSIVTIQIAIVGTVLPIFISIPLSFLAARNTSLHPIICFITRGFLSFIRSVPEIVFALLFVPTVSLGPFAGVLAITIHNTGVLGKMVAELIEAADNGPQEAVASTGASKSIVVFYGIVPQIVPTILSNIFYRLEVSIRSSLVLGLVGAGGIGQLLSIHFKIFQYEKVSVDILGIMTLVVLVDVIGGYIRRRVI, from the coding sequence ATGAATAAATCAATAAAAGATGAAAAACAAAACAAGTGGTTTTGGGTAATATTTATTATTGTGTTTATTTGGAGTGCAGTGGGGAGTAACTTTAACCCACTGCTTTTTAAAGATATAGGGAATACCATAGAATTTATAAATAATAGTTTCTTACACCCTGATTGGAGTGTTTTATCTCAAGTTGTAAAACAGTCTATAGTTACAATCCAAATTGCAATAGTAGGGACTGTATTACCTATATTTATATCCATTCCACTAAGTTTTCTAGCAGCAAGAAATACTTCATTGCATCCTATTATATGTTTTATTACTAGAGGATTTTTGAGTTTTATAAGATCTGTTCCTGAAATTGTTTTTGCTCTTTTATTTGTACCGACTGTCAGTTTAGGGCCTTTTGCAGGGGTTTTAGCTATAACTATTCATAATACTGGTGTTTTAGGTAAAATGGTTGCAGAGTTAATCGAAGCAGCAGATAATGGGCCACAAGAAGCAGTTGCATCAACTGGAGCATCTAAATCGATTGTAGTATTTTATGGAATTGTTCCTCAAATTGTACCTACTATACTTTCTAATATTTTTTACAGATTAGAAGTCAGTATTAGATCATCTTTAGTGTTAGGGCTTGTAGGTGCTGGTGGTATAGGACAGCTTTTAAGCATTCATTTTAAAATATTTCAATATGAAAAAGTATCGGTAGATATATTGGGTATCATGACACTTGTAGTTTTAGTAGATGTTATTGGTGGATATATAAGAAGGAGGGTGATATAA
- a CDS encoding oxaloacetate decarboxylase subunit alpha, with translation MNRLKITETALRDGHQSLIATRLTTDEILPILEVMDKANYHAMEVWGGATFDACLRFLNEDPWQRLREIRKRVKNTKLQMLLRGQNLLGYKHYPDDIVEKFIQKSIENGIDIIRVFDALNDTRNLETSVKTIKKEKAHCQCAISYTTSKVHTLDYYTNLVKQMESIGADSICIKDMAGILTPYSTYELINEIKKNTKLPIELHTHATSGIASMTYMKAVEAGVDIIDTAISPFSGGTSQPATESLAISLSESKRDPKLNIKVLNDIASYFKPIKEKYLQNGVLNPKVLSTEPKTLSYQVPGGMLSNLLSQLKMQNASDKYEEVLAEVPRVREDLGFPPLVTPLSQMVGTQAVFNVLTGQRYKMVPKEIKDYVRGLYGKSPAPIKKEIKKKIIGNEEVITIRPADLLEPGFEDVKKEVQGLYKSEEDVLSYALFPQVAKDFLEKRKDDIDNDICNIEIIM, from the coding sequence GTGAATAGACTTAAAATAACAGAAACTGCATTAAGGGATGGACACCAATCACTTATAGCAACAAGGCTTACAACTGATGAAATACTTCCAATACTTGAGGTTATGGATAAAGCTAATTATCATGCTATGGAGGTTTGGGGAGGAGCAACTTTTGATGCATGCCTTAGATTTTTAAATGAAGATCCATGGCAAAGATTAAGAGAAATAAGAAAAAGAGTAAAAAATACAAAACTTCAAATGCTGTTAAGAGGTCAAAATCTTCTAGGATATAAGCATTATCCAGATGATATAGTTGAAAAATTCATACAAAAATCTATAGAAAATGGAATAGATATAATTCGTGTATTTGATGCCTTAAATGATACAAGAAATTTAGAAACTTCAGTGAAAACTATAAAAAAAGAAAAGGCTCATTGTCAGTGTGCTATATCTTACACAACCAGTAAAGTCCATACACTAGATTATTATACAAATTTAGTAAAGCAAATGGAAAGTATAGGAGCGGATTCTATATGCATAAAGGATATGGCAGGAATACTTACTCCTTACAGCACTTATGAACTTATAAATGAAATAAAGAAAAATACAAAACTTCCTATAGAGCTTCATACTCATGCTACTAGTGGAATAGCATCAATGACATATATGAAAGCTGTAGAGGCTGGAGTTGATATTATAGATACTGCTATATCGCCTTTTTCAGGAGGAACTTCTCAACCAGCTACTGAATCTTTAGCTATATCACTTTCAGAGAGTAAAAGAGATCCTAAACTTAATATAAAAGTTTTAAATGATATAGCGTCATATTTTAAACCGATAAAAGAAAAATACTTACAAAATGGAGTTTTAAACCCTAAAGTATTAAGTACTGAACCTAAGACTTTAAGCTATCAAGTTCCAGGAGGAATGCTTTCGAATCTTTTATCCCAGCTTAAAATGCAAAATGCATCAGATAAATATGAAGAAGTTTTAGCTGAGGTTCCAAGAGTTAGAGAAGACCTAGGATTTCCGCCACTTGTAACGCCACTTAGTCAAATGGTAGGAACTCAAGCAGTATTTAATGTTTTAACAGGACAAAGATATAAAATGGTACCTAAAGAGATAAAAGATTATGTAAGAGGTCTTTATGGAAAATCACCAGCTCCTATAAAAAAAGAAATAAAGAAAAAAATTATAGGAAATGAAGAAGTTATAACTATAAGACCAGCAGATCTTTTAGAACCTGGATTTGAAGATGTGAAAAAAGAAGTACAAGGTTTATATAAAAGTGAAGAAGATGTTTTATCATATGCACTTTTTCCTCAGGTTGCTAAAGACTTCTTAGAAAAGAGAAAAGATGATATTGATAATGATATTTGTAACATAGAAATTATTATGTAA
- a CDS encoding sodium ion-translocating decarboxylase subunit beta, with the protein MLNMLQDFWSSTGFSAITYKEFIMIIISFIFLYLAIKKGYEPYLLIPISFGMLLVNLPKADLMSDNGLLHYLYMGTKLGIYPPLIFLCVGASTDFGPLIANPKCILLGAAAQFGIFFAFIGAILLGFTGPEAASIGIIGGADGPTAIYLTSQLAKDLLGPIALAAYSYMALVPIIQPPIIRLLTTKEERMVKMEQLRPVSKTEKVVFPIIVAVFTILLLPSAAPLIGMLMFGNLIKESGMVPKLVETAQNSMMYMITIILGLTVGAKADADTFLTVQTLGIVALGLTAFSIGTACGVIFGKIMYKLTKGKINPMIGAAGVSAVPMSARVVQKMGAEENPSNFLLMHAMGPNVAGVIGSAVAAGILLNMF; encoded by the coding sequence ATGCTAAACATGCTGCAAGATTTCTGGTCTTCAACTGGATTTTCAGCCATTACTTATAAAGAATTTATTATGATTATAATATCATTTATATTTCTTTATTTAGCTATAAAAAAAGGTTATGAACCGTATTTATTAATTCCAATATCATTTGGAATGCTTTTGGTAAATTTACCAAAAGCTGATTTAATGAGCGATAATGGACTACTACATTATTTATATATGGGAACAAAGCTTGGGATTTATCCACCATTAATATTTTTATGTGTTGGAGCAAGTACGGATTTTGGACCACTTATAGCAAATCCCAAATGTATTCTCTTAGGAGCTGCAGCACAATTTGGGATATTCTTTGCATTTATAGGGGCAATACTGCTTGGGTTTACTGGACCTGAAGCTGCATCAATTGGTATAATAGGAGGAGCTGATGGACCTACCGCTATATATCTGACTAGTCAGTTAGCCAAGGATCTTTTAGGACCTATAGCACTTGCTGCTTATTCATATATGGCATTAGTTCCTATTATTCAACCTCCTATTATAAGACTCTTAACTACAAAAGAAGAGAGAATGGTTAAAATGGAGCAGTTAAGACCTGTATCTAAGACGGAAAAAGTAGTATTCCCAATTATAGTAGCTGTTTTTACAATTTTACTATTACCATCGGCTGCACCTTTAATAGGTATGCTTATGTTCGGAAATCTTATTAAAGAATCTGGTATGGTTCCAAAACTTGTTGAAACCGCTCAAAATTCTATGATGTATATGATTACTATTATTTTAGGGCTTACAGTTGGAGCAAAAGCAGATGCTGATACTTTTCTTACTGTTCAAACACTTGGAATAGTAGCACTTGGTCTTACAGCTTTTTCCATTGGAACTGCATGTGGAGTTATATTTGGAAAAATTATGTATAAATTGACTAAAGGGAAAATAAATCCTATGATAGGGGCAGCGGGAGTTTCTGCTGTGCCAATGTCAGCAAGAGTTGTTCAAAAGATGGGTGCTGAGGAAAATCCTTCGAACTTCCTTCTAATGCACGCTATGGGGCCTAATGTAGCTGGAGTTATTGGATCGGCTGTTGCGGCGGGGATACTTCTTAATATGTTCTAA
- a CDS encoding Spo0E family sporulation regulatory protein-aspartic acid phosphatase, whose translation MEETKNKLNRLIQNEDTIKNNYEILKLSEEIDVLINKYILKKDSEL comes from the coding sequence ATCGAAGAGACAAAAAATAAATTGAACAGGCTTATACAGAATGAAGATACTATAAAAAATAATTATGAAATATTAAAGCTGAGTGAAGAAATAGATGTTTTAATAAATAAATATATATTAAAAAAAGATAGTGAATTATAG
- the phnC gene encoding phosphonate ABC transporter ATP-binding protein: MHINISNLYKKYEKSTIYTLEDINIDISKGERIVVLGSSGSGKSTLIRCINRLIDSTDGTIYYKGKNVTNIKGKDIRFYRKKFGMIFQNYNLIDRLDVLTNVLVGRFGDKSFLQVLKKEFTQEEIELAKSALSTVGLDDLYNRRISKLSGGQQQRVGIARTLVQQPEVILGDEPVSSLDPISTTNIMSLLKQINIEKNITMIINLHNVDIAKEFATRIVGINQGKIVFDDRPEFLDKKEVVRIYHGIENELSVI, encoded by the coding sequence GTGCATATAAATATAAGTAATTTATATAAAAAATATGAAAAAAGCACAATTTACACCCTCGAAGATATAAATATAGATATATCAAAAGGAGAACGTATTGTTGTACTAGGATCTAGTGGTTCTGGAAAATCAACCTTGATTAGATGTATTAATAGACTTATTGATTCTACGGATGGAACTATTTATTATAAAGGAAAAAATGTTACAAATATTAAAGGAAAAGATATAAGATTTTATAGAAAAAAATTCGGAATGATTTTTCAAAATTATAATTTAATAGATAGATTAGATGTTCTTACGAATGTGCTTGTTGGAAGATTTGGAGATAAATCATTTTTACAAGTATTAAAAAAAGAATTTACTCAAGAAGAAATAGAATTAGCTAAAAGTGCTTTATCTACAGTGGGACTAGATGATTTATACAATAGACGTATTAGTAAATTAAGTGGTGGACAACAACAAAGGGTAGGTATTGCAAGAACATTGGTTCAACAGCCAGAAGTTATTTTAGGAGATGAACCAGTATCGAGTTTAGATCCTATTAGCACCACAAACATAATGAGTTTATTAAAACAAATCAATATAGAAAAAAATATTACAATGATTATAAATTTGCATAATGTAGATATAGCAAAAGAATTTGCTACTAGAATTGTAGGAATAAATCAAGGTAAAATTGTTTTTGATGATAGACCAGAATTTCTAGATAAAAAGGAAGTAGTTCGCATTTATCATGGAATAGAAAATGAGCTATCAGTCATATAA
- the nhaC gene encoding Na+/H+ antiporter NhaC, whose translation MEKKIKLPSMFQVSVVLSIFLALAFSFTTVFELPIQLALFISWFVIIGLGIKLGHSYKDLEASIAKGIYNGMDAILILIAVGALVGTWIAGGIVPSLIYYGLKVISPKIFLLATLFVCALTSIATGTSWGTAGTAGIAMMGIGQGLGIPLPLVAGAVLSGSYFGDKISPLSDSTVLTASMSGIDVMDHIKGMAPASIPGFLITCVLFTITGLKYAGQNVDLGRIEMFMNALNSNFNISVWCFLPMIMIIGLLAKRKPSLPVIAFGAFLGAIWAVIFQGMDSVSALSTLYNPFDISTGVEFVDNILGRGGISSMLGSIVIIIFGLGVGGLLDKIGLIEVIARKFENWITNTGRLATATVGTAILGNVFGSAMYVPLILTPKIMAKNYDELKVHRRVLSRNTEFGGTLTAGMVPWSDNGIFMAGILGVPTLQYLPYMWLAFTCLAITIIYGYMGKFQWIGEKVEFTNYDKGEESA comes from the coding sequence ATGGAGAAAAAAATTAAATTACCATCTATGTTTCAGGTAAGCGTTGTCCTGAGCATTTTCCTTGCACTTGCTTTTTCATTTACAACTGTATTTGAACTACCAATACAGTTAGCATTATTTATTTCGTGGTTTGTGATAATTGGTCTTGGAATTAAGTTGGGCCACAGCTACAAGGATCTTGAAGCTTCTATAGCAAAGGGTATATATAATGGTATGGATGCAATATTGATTCTTATAGCAGTTGGAGCATTAGTTGGAACTTGGATTGCAGGAGGTATTGTACCAAGTCTTATCTATTATGGTTTAAAAGTAATAAGTCCTAAAATTTTCTTATTGGCTACTTTGTTTGTATGTGCGTTAACATCTATTGCAACTGGAACTTCATGGGGAACTGCAGGAACTGCAGGTATTGCCATGATGGGTATTGGTCAAGGTCTTGGAATTCCTCTTCCACTTGTTGCGGGAGCTGTATTATCAGGTTCGTATTTTGGAGATAAGATATCACCATTATCAGATAGTACTGTTCTTACTGCTTCAATGTCAGGGATTGATGTAATGGATCATATAAAAGGTATGGCTCCAGCTAGTATTCCTGGATTTTTAATTACATGTGTTCTTTTTACTATTACTGGTTTAAAATATGCAGGACAGAATGTAGATCTTGGTAGAATCGAAATGTTTATGAATGCGTTAAATAGCAATTTTAATATAAGTGTATGGTGTTTTTTACCTATGATTATGATAATTGGACTTCTTGCAAAGAGAAAGCCTTCTCTTCCAGTTATTGCATTTGGAGCATTTTTAGGAGCTATTTGGGCAGTAATATTCCAAGGAATGGACTCAGTTTCAGCTTTATCAACACTATATAATCCATTTGATATAAGTACTGGAGTTGAATTTGTTGATAATATACTAGGTCGCGGAGGAATTTCTTCTATGCTTGGATCTATAGTAATTATCATATTTGGACTTGGAGTTGGAGGACTTCTAGATAAAATTGGACTAATTGAAGTTATAGCTAGAAAGTTTGAGAACTGGATTACAAACACAGGAAGACTTGCTACAGCTACAGTAGGAACTGCAATACTTGGTAATGTATTTGGAAGTGCAATGTATGTTCCATTAATACTTACTCCAAAGATTATGGCAAAAAATTATGATGAATTAAAAGTTCATAGAAGAGTTCTTTCAAGAAATACAGAATTTGGAGGAACATTAACAGCTGGTATGGTTCCATGGAGTGATAATGGTATCTTTATGGCTGGTATACTAGGTGTTCCTACTCTTCAATATTTACCTTATATGTGGCTTGCATTTACATGTTTAGCAATTACAATAATTTATGGTTATATGGGTAAATTTCAATGGATTGGAGAAAAAGTTGAGTTTACAAATTACGATAAGGGTGAAGAATCGGCATAA
- a CDS encoding biotin/lipoyl-containing protein: MKKYRINLNGKAYEVEVEEITGSESQTETKSAPKKVEKIKSIPSKKTSTQGEDVKAPMPGTIVSVKVNEGDNVKAGDVLLVLEAMKMENEIVAPIDGKIISINTSKGASVAGGDVLITIG; the protein is encoded by the coding sequence ATGAAAAAATATAGAATAAATTTAAATGGAAAAGCATATGAGGTTGAAGTAGAAGAAATTACTGGATCAGAATCTCAGACAGAAACTAAATCTGCTCCAAAAAAAGTAGAAAAAATAAAATCTATTCCTTCAAAGAAAACTTCTACTCAAGGTGAAGATGTAAAAGCACCTATGCCAGGAACAATTGTTTCTGTTAAAGTAAATGAAGGAGATAATGTTAAAGCAGGAGATGTACTACTTGTTTTAGAAGCTATGAAAATGGAAAATGAAATAGTTGCTCCAATCGATGGAAAAATAATTTCAATAAATACATCAAAGGGAGCAAGCGTAGCAGGTGGAGATGTTTTAATTACTATCGGATAA
- a CDS encoding pyridoxal phosphate-dependent aminotransferase has protein sequence MNKKLSEKNMAISPSVTLDITAKAKKMKADGEDVISFGAGEPDFQTPNYIRNVAIDVIANGNIGYTAASGLPELRKTICEKFKKDNNLEYTPENIVVSNGAKHSLFNSLQAICNPGDEVIVPLPYWVSYPELVKLADAKPVFVEALEEDGFKYTKENLLKAINEKTKAIILNSPNNPTGAVYTEDELREIAKIAVDNNIYVISDEIYEKLIYEGKHVSIASFGEEIKDLTIIINGVSKGYAMTGWRIGYTAANKEITKIMTNLQSHATSNPNTIAQYATVAALTGDQDMVNVMVKAFNERRKYMIEKINSISDLSCKEPKGAFYVMVNISEIIGKEFNGVKINNSMDFADYLLDKTKVAVVPGIGFGVENYIRLSYATSIDNIKEGLKRIENAIK, from the coding sequence ATGAATAAAAAATTATCAGAAAAGAATATGGCAATTTCACCATCAGTAACACTAGATATTACAGCAAAAGCAAAAAAGATGAAAGCAGATGGTGAAGATGTAATAAGCTTTGGAGCTGGAGAACCGGATTTCCAAACTCCAAATTATATAAGAAATGTAGCAATTGATGTTATTGCAAATGGAAATATAGGATATACTGCAGCTTCTGGACTTCCAGAGCTTAGAAAAACTATCTGTGAAAAATTTAAAAAGGATAATAATCTAGAATATACTCCAGAAAATATAGTTGTATCTAATGGAGCAAAGCATTCATTATTTAATTCACTACAAGCTATATGTAATCCAGGAGATGAAGTAATAGTTCCTCTTCCATACTGGGTTAGTTATCCAGAACTTGTAAAACTAGCAGATGCAAAACCTGTATTTGTTGAAGCTTTAGAAGAAGATGGTTTTAAATATACTAAAGAAAATCTTTTGAAAGCAATAAATGAAAAGACTAAAGCAATAATTTTAAATAGTCCAAATAATCCAACTGGAGCAGTTTATACTGAGGATGAATTAAGAGAAATAGCTAAAATAGCAGTTGATAATAATATTTATGTAATATCTGATGAAATTTATGAAAAACTTATTTATGAAGGAAAACATGTTAGTATAGCATCATTTGGAGAAGAAATAAAAGATTTAACAATAATTATAAATGGAGTTTCAAAAGGATATGCCATGACAGGATGGAGAATAGGATATACTGCAGCTAATAAGGAAATAACTAAGATAATGACAAATCTTCAAAGTCATGCTACATCAAACCCTAATACAATTGCTCAATATGCAACTGTTGCAGCTTTAACAGGAGATCAAGATATGGTAAATGTCATGGTGAAAGCTTTTAATGAAAGAAGGAAATATATGATAGAAAAGATAAATAGTATTTCTGATTTATCATGTAAAGAACCTAAAGGTGCATTTTATGTAATGGTAAATATATCTGAAATAATAGGTAAAGAATTTAATGGAGTAAAAATAAATAACTCGATGGATTTTGCTGATTATCTTCTTGATAAAACTAAGGTAGCGGTTGTTCCTGGCATTGGGTTTGGAGTTGAAAATTATATAAGACTTTCTTATGCAACTTCTATTGATAATATAAAAGAAGGACTTAAACGAATTGAAAATGCGATTAAATAA
- a CDS encoding OadG family protein yields MESITILEAIKITFLSMSVVFISLFVISQILELFKIVFYKKDLEKQKNLEMEVTASENDEYEEINELDEEIDVIAAIMAAVLASNNKNNTKLRINSIKKVA; encoded by the coding sequence ATGGAAAGTATAACTATTTTAGAAGCTATTAAAATCACTTTTTTAAGTATGAGCGTAGTATTCATAAGTCTTTTTGTAATTTCTCAGATTTTAGAGCTATTTAAAATTGTTTTTTATAAAAAAGATTTAGAAAAACAAAAAAACTTAGAAATGGAAGTTACGGCATCTGAAAACGATGAATACGAAGAAATTAATGAATTAGATGAAGAAATAGATGTTATAGCAGCAATTATGGCTGCAGTTTTAGCCAGTAACAATAAAAATAATACAAAGCTTAGAATTAATAGCATAAAAAAAGTAGCGTAA
- the phnD gene encoding phosphate/phosphite/phosphonate ABC transporter substrate-binding protein yields the protein MKRIITLALAVIMILSLSACSSTKEAKKEDNETNIIPEKLVIGVIPTQNQGDMQNAMNKLGDHISKEIGTKVDVKVFPDYNGVVEAMNYGKVDLAYFGPLTYVIANDKSGADAIITMLVNGEPYYHSYIIAPNDSKLNNVDDLINNAKDLHFAFGDVNSTSGSLIPGILLKEKGVFKNEQEHDFKQVTYTGGHDATALAVQNKKVDAGAIDSAIFESMKKNKVVDEDKFKVIWKSDKLFQYPWAVKKDTPKELKEKLQEAFLSITDKEILDIFGADGFTKAKDSDYEPIREAAKSEGRI from the coding sequence ATGAAAAGAATTATTACACTAGCATTAGCAGTAATAATGATATTATCATTATCTGCATGCTCATCAACAAAAGAAGCTAAAAAAGAAGATAATGAAACAAATATTATACCTGAAAAACTAGTTATTGGTGTTATTCCAACACAAAACCAAGGTGATATGCAAAATGCAATGAATAAATTAGGTGATCATATTTCAAAGGAAATAGGAACTAAAGTAGATGTGAAAGTTTTTCCAGACTATAATGGAGTAGTAGAAGCAATGAACTATGGAAAAGTAGATTTAGCATATTTTGGCCCACTTACTTATGTAATAGCTAACGATAAAAGTGGAGCTGATGCAATTATTACAATGTTAGTAAATGGAGAACCATATTATCATTCTTATATAATTGCTCCGAATGACTCAAAATTAAATAATGTAGATGATTTAATTAATAATGCGAAAGATTTACACTTTGCATTTGGAGATGTAAATTCCACATCAGGATCATTAATTCCAGGAATCTTATTAAAGGAAAAAGGTGTATTTAAAAACGAACAAGAACATGATTTTAAACAAGTAACTTATACTGGAGGGCATGATGCAACAGCATTAGCAGTACAAAATAAAAAAGTAGATGCTGGAGCAATTGATAGTGCTATATTTGAATCAATGAAGAAAAACAAAGTTGTTGATGAAGATAAATTTAAAGTAATATGGAAATCAGATAAGTTATTTCAGTATCCATGGGCTGTAAAAAAAGATACTCCTAAGGAGTTAAAAGAAAAATTGCAGGAAGCTTTTCTTAGTATAACAGATAAAGAAATATTAGATATATTTGGAGCTGATGGTTTTACAAAAGCTAAAGATTCTGATTATGAACCAATAAGAGAAGCAGCTAAATCAGAGGGAAGAATATAG
- a CDS encoding asparaginase, giving the protein MKNILIIATGGTIASSDKGDGLAPSYDVNELLEYIPNVSKLCNISGELIMNIDSTNMNPSRWAHIAESVYENYDKYDGFVITHGTDTMAYTSAALTYMLQGVNKPVVVTGSQYSIEEFGTDACQNLSDAIMFAMEDISGVFVVFDGKLINGTRAVKIKTRSFDAFESVNFPYIATIKHGKINYNYSLMNYYVKQQKQNYYVKQQKQIKFNNSLCEKILVLKLFPGIDSKIFDYIKENYKGVIIESYGIGGIPFENFDITLKVKELTDSNIAVVVTTQCMEEGVDFDIYEVGKKLAQNKIIYAKDMNTEALVPKLMWALGKSDNMNEVKNLVEKSFMGDIGIDNNDLENQKMA; this is encoded by the coding sequence ATGAAAAATATACTAATAATTGCAACGGGAGGAACAATAGCATCATCAGATAAAGGGGATGGTCTTGCTCCGAGTTATGATGTAAATGAACTTTTAGAATATATACCGAATGTATCTAAACTGTGTAATATATCAGGTGAACTTATAATGAATATAGATAGCACTAATATGAACCCTTCGAGGTGGGCTCACATAGCTGAATCTGTATATGAAAATTATGATAAATATGACGGATTTGTAATTACACATGGAACAGATACAATGGCATATACATCTGCAGCTTTAACGTATATGCTTCAAGGTGTTAATAAACCTGTAGTGGTAACAGGGTCTCAATATTCTATAGAAGAATTTGGAACTGATGCTTGTCAAAACTTAAGTGATGCAATAATGTTTGCAATGGAAGATATATCTGGAGTATTTGTAGTATTTGATGGGAAATTAATAAACGGAACAAGAGCAGTTAAAATAAAGACACGTAGTTTTGATGCTTTTGAAAGTGTTAATTTTCCATACATAGCAACTATAAAGCATGGTAAGATTAATTACAATTATTCACTTATGAATTATTATGTAAAACAACAGAAACAAAATTATTATGTAAAACAACAGAAACAAATAAAATTTAATAACAGCCTTTGCGAAAAAATATTAGTTTTAAAGCTATTTCCAGGAATAGATTCAAAGATATTTGATTATATAAAAGAGAATTACAAAGGAGTTATTATAGAAAGTTATGGAATTGGTGGAATTCCTTTTGAGAATTTTGATATTACATTAAAAGTAAAGGAATTGACAGACTCAAATATTGCAGTAGTTGTAACAACGCAGTGTATGGAGGAAGGTGTTGACTTTGACATTTATGAGGTTGGAAAAAAACTGGCTCAAAATAAGATTATATATGCAAAGGATATGAATACAGAAGCGTTGGTACCAAAACTCATGTGGGCACTTGGAAAATCAGATAATATGAATGAAGTAAAGAATTTGGTTGAAAAATCTTTTATGGGTGATATAGGTATTGATAACAACGATCTAGAGAATCAAAAAATGGCTTAG